From the Solanum stenotomum isolate F172 chromosome 4, ASM1918654v1, whole genome shotgun sequence genome, one window contains:
- the LOC125861344 gene encoding uncharacterized protein LOC125861344 yields the protein MEECKTVKISTKRFREDPGSPEVKQIREEVLDILDEQEILTDRLPEVEELDSVMKSFEEEIVHPSIQQTNLDSIDPQLDLSYLLEASDNELGLPPTVLSSDDHVNAKNNVDGSENVIEFEKELLPSHELGLLDYQESLELSQGTESMPA from the exons ATGGAAGAGTGTAAAACTGTGAAAATCAGTACTAAGCGATTCAGAGAGGATCCGGGCTCG CCGGAGGTGAAGCAGATCAGAGAAGAAGTATTGGATATCTTAGATGAACAGGAGATTTTAACTGACCGTTTACCAGAGGTTGAAGAGCTGGATTCAGTGATGAAAAGCTTTGAAGAAGAGATTGTTCATCCATCAATTCAACAAACTAATCTCGATTCCATCGATCCTCAACTAGACCTCAGCTATCTTCTAGAAGCCTCGGATAATGAGCTCGGACTCCCTCCTACCGTTTTATCTTCCGATGACCATGTTAACGCCAAGAACAACGTCGATGGATCGGAGAatgtaattgaatttgaaaaggAGTTGCTGCCGAGTCACGAACTCGGATTACTTGATTACCAGGAGTCACTGGAATTGTCTCAGGGAACAGAGTCCATGCCCGCTTaa